The following coding sequences are from one Limnobacter sp. SAORIC-580 window:
- a CDS encoding circularly permuted type 2 ATP-grasp protein: MPWQQSILQGTSAYYSELAVKGVLRPAWADFVSRLPTTGLSDHLDSKLNALAKQIRDNGITYNVYADHAQGTSRPWSLDLLPFIIDQADWAVLQTGIAQRARLLNAMMADVYSKRELLSKGLLPADLVFGHSGYLPQMQGTEPPNKVWLHMVAFDLGRSPDGKWWVITHRMQAPSGLGYALENRLSISRSFTRGFREMHIQHLAGFYRDYIDGIRRLSPKGENARIALLTPGPYNETYFEHTYLARYLGISLVEGSDLTVRNNNVFLKTVNGLEPIDGLIRRTDDQWLDPLELREDSQLGVPGLLQAIRTGGVVMANMPGAGWLESPAIHGFMPGLGQHYLQEDLLLPSVPSWWCGESPAWAQASERLNNLVIKSTGPNRRGRTMDSIMGSELDEIEKRAWLSKISQRPSQYTLQELIPLSRVPIWTGAGGIEERAMMLRLFAVTDGQGNYTVMPGGLTRVAGDQHGIVSMQKGGTSLDTWVRSGEPVERTTNLKEKLQAKDLQALRRPVSSRAAEHLFWLGRYTERASFSLRLLLRAQLLLNEEEYLDTTTLGLLHELCGKQGLSTEFDPAEPLTQDELEANILERLWYKTGLDEPAAVGLAGQLNGLANVAGQLRERLSSGHWRLLNDCAKVLIEPEWVRFQRSLPTASLEQVQLYLLAMHGEQSDHMTRDNGWRFLQLGRQLERLCGACDCLLSLTSMPGRAGEHGLALAIALADSTITYRSRYQHRFEWLPTLDLLIFDEDAPYAIRRILYKLDIVIDRLPGDTSQIRQLFNSVYRNGDMPDGLSLEGLQPPFPADTGRKLRVWLQELLDTAYKVSDLVGAQYFRLAELPDQVIQGR; the protein is encoded by the coding sequence GTGCCCTGGCAGCAGAGCATCCTTCAAGGCACCAGCGCGTACTACAGCGAGCTGGCGGTCAAAGGTGTTCTGCGCCCGGCATGGGCAGATTTCGTCAGCCGATTACCCACCACTGGGCTTAGCGACCATCTGGACAGCAAGCTCAATGCCCTGGCCAAGCAAATTCGGGACAACGGTATTACCTACAATGTGTACGCCGACCACGCACAGGGCACCTCGCGCCCTTGGTCGCTCGACTTGCTGCCTTTCATCATTGACCAGGCTGATTGGGCGGTACTGCAAACAGGCATTGCCCAACGTGCGCGCCTGTTGAATGCGATGATGGCCGACGTGTATAGCAAGCGCGAATTGCTTTCCAAAGGTCTGCTCCCGGCAGACCTGGTCTTTGGGCATTCAGGCTACCTGCCACAAATGCAAGGCACGGAACCACCTAACAAGGTGTGGCTGCACATGGTGGCGTTCGATCTCGGCCGCAGCCCGGATGGCAAATGGTGGGTGATCACCCATCGCATGCAGGCTCCCTCCGGGCTTGGGTATGCACTTGAGAACCGGCTGAGTATTTCGCGCAGTTTTACACGCGGCTTTCGAGAAATGCACATTCAGCATTTGGCCGGTTTTTACCGCGACTACATCGATGGTATTCGCAGGCTTTCGCCCAAGGGTGAAAATGCACGCATCGCCCTGCTGACCCCTGGCCCCTACAACGAAACTTACTTTGAACACACCTACCTTGCGCGTTACCTGGGTATTTCGCTGGTTGAAGGCAGCGACCTGACTGTGCGCAACAACAATGTGTTTCTAAAAACCGTGAATGGACTTGAGCCAATCGATGGATTGATTCGCAGAACGGATGACCAATGGCTAGACCCGCTCGAGCTGCGCGAGGATTCCCAACTGGGCGTGCCTGGCCTGTTGCAGGCCATTCGCACCGGTGGGGTTGTTATGGCCAATATGCCCGGCGCAGGCTGGTTGGAAAGCCCGGCCATACACGGCTTTATGCCGGGGCTGGGCCAACACTACCTTCAAGAAGATTTGCTGTTGCCCAGCGTGCCCAGCTGGTGGTGCGGCGAATCACCCGCATGGGCGCAGGCCAGCGAACGGCTGAACAACCTGGTGATTAAATCCACTGGACCCAACCGCCGAGGACGTACCATGGATTCCATCATGGGCTCGGAGCTGGATGAAATAGAGAAACGCGCCTGGTTGTCCAAGATCAGCCAGCGACCCTCGCAATACACCCTTCAGGAATTGATACCGCTTTCGCGCGTACCGATTTGGACTGGTGCGGGCGGCATTGAAGAACGCGCCATGATGCTGCGCCTGTTTGCTGTAACCGATGGACAAGGCAACTACACCGTGATGCCAGGTGGGCTGACCCGCGTGGCCGGTGACCAACACGGCATTGTGAGCATGCAAAAGGGTGGCACCAGCCTGGACACCTGGGTGCGCAGTGGCGAACCTGTCGAACGCACCACCAACCTGAAAGAAAAACTGCAAGCCAAAGATTTACAGGCGCTGCGCAGGCCAGTGTCTAGCCGGGCGGCGGAGCATTTGTTCTGGCTTGGCCGTTACACCGAGCGGGCCAGTTTTTCATTGCGTTTGCTACTGCGTGCCCAGTTGCTATTGAACGAAGAAGAGTACCTGGACACAACTACTCTGGGCCTCTTGCATGAATTGTGTGGAAAGCAGGGATTGAGTACCGAATTTGACCCGGCCGAACCACTGACCCAAGATGAACTTGAGGCCAATATTCTCGAGAGGCTTTGGTACAAAACTGGCCTAGATGAACCCGCAGCGGTGGGCCTTGCTGGGCAATTGAATGGTTTGGCCAATGTGGCTGGCCAATTGCGGGAGCGCTTGAGCAGCGGCCATTGGCGATTGCTGAACGATTGCGCCAAAGTGCTGATCGAGCCTGAGTGGGTACGTTTTCAACGCAGCTTGCCCACCGCTTCGCTGGAGCAGGTTCAGTTGTATTTGCTGGCCATGCACGGCGAACAAAGCGATCACATGACCCGCGACAACGGTTGGCGCTTTTTGCAGCTGGGCCGTCAGCTTGAACGTTTGTGCGGTGCCTGCGATTGTTTGCTGTCACTGACCAGCATGCCAGGGCGCGCGGGCGAACACGGTCTGGCTTTGGCCATCGCTTTGGCCGACAGTACCATCACCTACAGGTCGCGCTATCAACACCGCTTTGAGTGGTTGCCCACGCTCGACCTGTTGATCTTTGACGAAGATGCGCCCTATGCCATTCGCCGAATTCTGTATAAGCTGGACATTGTGATTGACCGCTTGCCCGGCGACACCAGCCAGATTCGACAACTGTTCAACAGCGTGTACCGCAATGGCGACATGCCGGACGGCCTGAGCCTGGAGGGACTGCAACCGCCCTTCCCGGCCGATACCGGGCGCAAATTGCGCGTTTGGCTGCAAGAATTACTCGACACGGCCTACAAAGTTTCAGACCTTGTGGGTGCCCAATATTTCAGACTGGCAGAGTTGCCCGACCAGGTCATTCAGGGAAGATAA
- a CDS encoding transglutaminase family protein — protein MSIHVALRHITRYRYDRLINLGPQVVRLRPAPHCRTRILSYSMKVLPQTHFINWQQDPQSNYMGRLIFPERTEMLEIAVDLVAEMSVLNPFDFFLEEAAEFFPFKYDESLDQELAPYLVPCHTGKAFNAYMAEMNLSRVKTIDFLVGLNQDLAKRIKYLIRMEPGVQTPDETLSNGSGSCRDTAWLMVQIFRRLGMAARFASGYLIQLTSDVKAIDGPDGPEKDFTDLHAWCEVYLPGAGWIGLDPTSGLLAGEGHIPLACTPEPSSAAPITGTLDECEVEFEHEMSVERVYESPRTSKPYSDEQWKGIEALGFEVDKALDALDVRLTMGGEPTFVANTDRGAAEWNIDALGPTKRDYGIKMLNKLAKYYGKGGLYHFGQGKWYPGEQLPRWALSLYWLKSGEPIWKNPQLLSHEQADGKSNNATAKQFMEGLCGRLGLHPRYVMPGFEDAWYYMWRERKLPVNVDPFDSRLDDPLERKRLNKVFTQGLTEEVGYCLPIQSAKGRWRTGRWFLRDERMYLIPGDSPMGYRLPLDSQPWVAKKDYPYTIPADPFAPPAPSRVALQKPGVKTSQADDTTPVLKESATHIVRTAMCVQARNGHLYVFMPPLEVLDDYLELVARIEDTADAMNQPVVLEGYPPPRDKRMTMLQVTPDPGVLEVNVQPSKSWGELLHLTTNLYEEARLIGLSTEKFMLDGRHSGTGGGNHFVMGGETPEHSPFLRRPDLLGSLLRYWHNHPGLSYLFSGLFIGPTSQAPRVDEARSDQVHELELALTELDRQMQKHGGNPPPWIIDRLLRNILIDSTGNTHRSEFCIDKLYSPDTSTGRLGLLELRAFEMPPNAQMSLAQQLLLRTLIAKFWKTPYTARLVKWGTRLHDQFMLSTFVKNDIADVVADLNAAGFPFQMDWFAPHFAFRFPKMGDFSSRGVEVELFSALEPWHVLGEEGAPGGTVRYVDSSLERLEVKVKNFVDERYTLTCNGVKVPLHSTGTEGEYVAGVRYRAWQPPNALHPTIGVHTPLVFDLIDTWNGRSLGGCQYHVAHPGGRNYDLFPVNAFEAESRRLTRFFRMGHTHGKVSVKSPSGRPEFPITLDLRWC, from the coding sequence GTGTCTATTCACGTTGCTCTGCGCCATATTACACGCTACCGCTACGATCGCCTGATCAACCTGGGCCCCCAAGTGGTGCGTTTACGCCCAGCCCCGCACTGCCGCACGCGCATTCTCTCCTACAGCATGAAGGTGTTGCCGCAAACCCACTTCATCAATTGGCAACAAGACCCGCAAAGCAATTACATGGGGCGCTTGATATTTCCAGAGCGCACCGAGATGCTGGAAATCGCGGTGGACCTTGTGGCTGAAATGTCAGTGCTGAATCCCTTCGATTTTTTCCTCGAAGAAGCGGCCGAATTCTTCCCCTTCAAATACGACGAATCACTGGACCAGGAACTGGCGCCTTACCTGGTGCCCTGCCACACAGGCAAGGCTTTTAACGCCTACATGGCCGAGATGAACTTGAGCCGGGTTAAGACCATCGATTTTCTAGTCGGCCTGAATCAGGATTTGGCAAAGCGAATCAAGTACCTGATCCGCATGGAGCCAGGGGTACAAACACCCGATGAAACACTGAGCAATGGCTCTGGTTCCTGCCGAGATACCGCATGGCTGATGGTACAAATTTTCCGCAGACTGGGCATGGCGGCCAGGTTTGCCTCGGGCTACCTGATTCAACTGACCAGCGACGTCAAAGCCATCGACGGCCCCGATGGCCCAGAGAAAGATTTCACGGACCTGCATGCCTGGTGCGAAGTGTATTTGCCCGGTGCTGGCTGGATTGGCCTCGACCCCACTTCAGGCTTATTGGCCGGAGAGGGCCACATCCCATTGGCCTGCACACCTGAACCCAGCAGCGCAGCACCCATCACCGGAACGCTGGATGAATGCGAAGTTGAGTTTGAACATGAAATGAGCGTGGAGCGCGTGTATGAATCGCCACGCACCAGCAAACCTTATTCTGATGAGCAATGGAAGGGCATTGAAGCACTGGGCTTTGAAGTGGACAAAGCACTTGACGCACTGGATGTACGCCTGACCATGGGTGGCGAACCCACTTTTGTGGCCAACACCGACCGGGGTGCTGCTGAGTGGAATATTGATGCACTGGGGCCCACCAAACGCGATTACGGCATCAAGATGCTGAACAAGCTCGCCAAATATTATGGCAAGGGCGGCCTGTATCACTTTGGTCAAGGCAAGTGGTACCCCGGCGAGCAGTTGCCGCGTTGGGCACTTTCGCTGTACTGGCTGAAAAGCGGTGAGCCAATCTGGAAAAACCCGCAACTGCTCAGCCATGAACAAGCGGACGGCAAATCCAACAACGCCACCGCCAAACAGTTTATGGAAGGGTTGTGCGGCCGCTTGGGGCTACACCCGCGCTACGTGATGCCTGGTTTCGAAGACGCCTGGTATTACATGTGGCGCGAGCGCAAACTGCCTGTGAATGTGGACCCATTCGATTCAAGGCTGGACGACCCACTTGAGCGCAAGCGCCTGAACAAGGTGTTTACTCAGGGTTTAACTGAGGAAGTGGGCTATTGCCTGCCCATTCAGTCGGCCAAAGGCCGATGGCGCACAGGGCGATGGTTTCTGCGCGACGAACGCATGTACCTGATTCCCGGCGATTCACCCATGGGCTATCGCCTGCCGCTGGATTCACAACCCTGGGTGGCTAAAAAGGACTATCCATACACCATTCCTGCCGACCCGTTCGCACCCCCTGCTCCTTCACGCGTGGCCCTTCAAAAACCGGGCGTGAAAACCAGCCAGGCCGATGACACAACACCTGTGCTGAAAGAGTCAGCCACCCACATTGTACGAACTGCCATGTGTGTGCAGGCACGCAACGGACATTTGTATGTGTTCATGCCCCCACTCGAGGTACTCGACGATTATCTTGAACTGGTAGCCAGAATTGAAGACACCGCCGACGCGATGAATCAGCCTGTGGTGCTGGAGGGTTACCCGCCCCCGCGCGACAAGCGGATGACCATGTTGCAAGTTACACCCGACCCAGGCGTGCTGGAGGTGAATGTTCAACCCAGCAAAAGCTGGGGTGAACTATTGCACCTGACCACGAATTTGTATGAGGAAGCGCGACTCATTGGCCTTTCTACCGAGAAATTCATGCTGGATGGCAGACACAGCGGCACGGGTGGTGGCAACCATTTCGTGATGGGCGGTGAAACCCCCGAACACAGCCCTTTTTTGCGCCGCCCTGATTTGCTGGGCAGCCTGCTTCGTTACTGGCACAACCACCCTGGCTTGTCGTATTTGTTCTCAGGCCTGTTTATTGGTCCGACCAGCCAGGCCCCGCGCGTAGACGAAGCACGCAGCGACCAAGTGCATGAACTTGAACTGGCACTCACTGAGCTGGATCGGCAAATGCAAAAGCACGGAGGCAACCCGCCACCGTGGATTATCGACCGCCTTTTGCGCAACATTCTGATCGATTCGACAGGTAACACCCACCGCAGCGAATTTTGTATCGACAAGCTGTACAGCCCAGACACCTCCACAGGCCGCTTGGGCCTGCTTGAGTTGCGTGCGTTCGAGATGCCACCCAATGCTCAAATGAGCCTTGCGCAGCAACTGCTGCTGCGCACCCTGATCGCTAAATTCTGGAAAACACCTTACACGGCAAGGCTCGTGAAATGGGGTACCCGCCTGCACGACCAGTTCATGCTCTCCACCTTCGTCAAAAACGACATCGCAGATGTTGTGGCCGATCTGAATGCTGCCGGTTTCCCGTTCCAGATGGACTGGTTTGCACCGCACTTTGCGTTCCGTTTTCCGAAGATGGGCGACTTTTCCAGCCGTGGTGTTGAGGTGGAGTTATTCAGCGCCCTAGAGCCCTGGCACGTATTGGGCGAGGAAGGCGCGCCCGGTGGCACTGTGCGGTATGTCGATTCCTCACTTGAACGCCTGGAAGTGAAAGTGAAAAACTTTGTCGATGAACGCTACACCCTGACCTGCAATGGTGTAAAAGTGCCCCTGCACAGCACGGGCACCGAGGGCGAATACGTGGCTGGCGTGCGCTACCGGGCCTGGCAACCACCCAATGCCCTGCACCCCACCATTGGCGTACACACCCCTTTGGTGTTCGATTTGATCGACACATGGAATGGCCGCAGCCTGGGTGGTTGCCAGTACCATGTAGCCCACCCGGGCGGGCGCAATTATGACCTATTCCCGGTGAATGCCTTCGAAGCAGAAAGCCGACGTCTAACCCGCTTCTTCCGCATGGGCCATACCCATGGCAAGGTTAGTGTAAAAAGCCCAAGTGGAAGACCCGAGTTCCCCATCACACTAGACCTAAGATGGTGTTAG
- a CDS encoding pyridoxamine 5'-phosphate oxidase family protein encodes MNHAEEIWKTLVRATVDKKHPWRVVGFSTAGPKGPQVRSVILRAANTDDHQLVFYTDRRSQKMADIAHDSRVALLFWNPRSNTQLRVCGIAAPQTSELIVNSLWARIPEYARKDYATLSAPGDALTGGDLVYDLDTARANFVVLNVKVLSLELLELKREGHVRFRCDLDETGHWIHQNMIP; translated from the coding sequence ATGAACCATGCCGAAGAAATCTGGAAAACTTTGGTGCGCGCCACGGTGGACAAAAAACACCCTTGGCGTGTCGTGGGTTTCAGCACGGCAGGCCCGAAGGGACCCCAAGTGCGCTCGGTCATCTTGAGGGCAGCAAACACGGACGATCATCAACTGGTGTTTTACACCGATCGCCGAAGCCAGAAAATGGCCGATATTGCCCACGACTCACGTGTGGCGCTTTTGTTTTGGAACCCACGCAGCAACACCCAGCTTCGAGTATGTGGCATTGCAGCGCCGCAGACCAGTGAATTGATTGTGAACAGTCTTTGGGCACGTATCCCCGAATATGCCCGAAAAGACTACGCAACCCTGAGCGCCCCCGGTGACGCACTCACTGGGGGCGATCTGGTGTACGACCTTGATACAGCGCGCGCCAACTTTGTGGTGTTGAACGTGAAAGTATTGAGTCTTGAACTGCTGGAATTGAAACGGGAAGGGCATGTCAGGTTTCGTTGCGATCTTGACGAAACCGGACACTGGATTCATCAAAACATGATTCCCTGA